A window of Platichthys flesus chromosome 23, fPlaFle2.1, whole genome shotgun sequence contains these coding sequences:
- the nampt1 gene encoding nicotinamide phosphoribosyltransferase, giving the protein MEHRDNGFNILLATDSYKVTHYKQYPPNTSKVYSYFECRETRTDPAKSRKVKYDKTVFYGLQYILFKYLKGKVVTPAKIQEAKEVYREHFQDDVFNEKGWNYILEKYNGHLPIEIKAVPEGSVIPRGNVLFTVESTDPECYWLTNWVETILVQIWYPITVATNSREQKKILAKYLLETSGNLEKLMYKLHDFGYRGVSSQETAGIGASAHLVNFKGTDTVAGIGVIKKFYGTKDPVPGFSVPAAEHSTITAWGKDHEKDAFEHIITQFPNVPVSIVSDSYDIYNACEKIWGEDLRSLIVKRSADAPLVVRPDSGDPLDTVLKVLEILGKKFPPTENSKGFKVLPPYIRVIQGDGVDINTLQEIVEGMKQHRWSIENISFGSGGALLQKLTRDLLNCSFKCSYVVTNGLGVNVFKDPVADPNKRSKKGRLSLHRTQSGDFVTLEEGKGDLEEYGVDLLHTVFQNGKIVKTYTFDEVRDNAKLKEKELEELLY; this is encoded by the exons gTAACGCATTACAAACAGTACCCTCCCAACACGAGTAAAGTGTACTCCTACTTCGAGTGCCGTGAGACGAGGACAGACCCCGCCAAGAGCAGAAAAGTCAAATATGACAAAACCGTCTTCTACGGCCTGCAGTACATCCTCTTTAAATACCTGAAAG GAAAGGTTGTGACTCCGGCGAAGATCCAGGAGGCGAAGGAGGTTTACAGAGAACACTTCCAGGATGATGTTTTCAACGAGAAAGGCTGGAATTACATTTTGGAG AAATACAATGGACACCTGCCCATCGAAATCAAGGCGGTGCCAGAGGGCAGTGTGATTCCCCGAGGCAACGTCTTGTTCACCGTGGAGAGCACAGATCCTGAGTGCTACTGGCTCACTAACTGGGTGGAg ACAATCCTGGTTCAGATCTGGTATCCCATCACTGTGGCAACCAACTCCAGAGAGCAGAAGAAGATCCTGGCCAAGTACCTCTTAGAGACGTCTGGGAACCTGGAAAAACTCATGTATAAACTACATGACTTTGGCTACAGGGGCGTCTCATCCCAGGAG ACTGCAGGCATAGGGGCCTCCGCCCATCTGGTCAACTTCAAGGGCACAGACACGGTTGCGGGCATCGGAGTCATTAAGAAGTTCTACGGCACCAAGGACCCCGTGCCAGGCTTCTCAGTGCCTGCTGCAGAACACag CACCATCACAGCGTGGGGAAAGGACCATGAGAAAGACGCCTTCGAGCACATCATCACGCAGTTTCCCAACGTGCCCGTGTCCATAGTCAGCGACAGCTATGACATCTACAATGCCTGCGAGAAGATCTGGGGAGAAGACCTGCGGAGTCTGATAGTGAAGCGCAGCGCGGATGCTCCGTTGGTCGTTCGACCAGACTCAGGAGACCCACTCGATACGGTTCTGAAG GTTTTGGAGATCCTGGGTAAAAAGTTCCCCCCAACAGAGAACTCCAAAGGTTTTAAGGTTCTCCCTCCGTACATCAGAGTCATACAAGGAGACGGAGTTGACATCAACACACTGCAAGAG ATCGTTGAGGGTATGAAGCAGCACAGGTGGTCCATCGAGAACATTTCCTTCGGCTCCGGAGGGGCTCTGCTGCAGAAACTGACCAGAGATCTGCTCAACTGCTCCTTCAAATGCAGCTACGTGGTCACCAATGGACTCggg GTGAACGTGTTCAAGGATCCAGTGGCAGACCCCAACAAGAGGTCAAAGAAAGGTCGTCTGTCTCTGCACCGAACGCAGAGCGGAGActttgtcaccctggaggagggcAAGGGCGACCTGGAGGAGTACGGCGTG GACCTGCTGCACACAGTCTTCCAGAACGGGAAAATTGTGAAGACGTACACATTCGATGAAGTCAGAGACAATGCTAAGCTCAAGGAGAAGGAGCTTGAAGAGCTGCTGTACTGA